CCTCGGGGTCGAACCCCTCGACGATGTCCTTCTCGCGTTCGAGGTACGACTCGGGGATGAACATCGGGAAGTAGCTGTTCTGGACGCCGGTCTCTTTGAACCAGCCGTCGAGATGGTTCTGCAGACGCTCCCAGAGCGCGTAGCCGCGGGGGCGCGTAACGATGAAGCCGCCCATCGGCGCGTAGTCGGCCAGTCCTGACTTCTGTACGACCTCGGCGTACCACTCGCCGGGGTTGTGCTCTTTGCTTTCGGTGATTCCGAGTTCTTGTTCGGTCATGTGTTGTCTCGTGGTCGCGCTCGGTCTTCGCTGGTAATCGAACGGACGCGCGTCGGTGCCCGTTCGGCGGCGCGCCTTTATATTCTGTCGGGATTCGTCGGCGACGTGTAGGTACCAGACGCGGCGCGCGGTGTCGAGTCACCGCTCGACGCCGCACTGGGCGAACCCGAAACGCACTTTACTCCAGTAATTATATGTAATTACACATCATGAGCGAGTTCCCGGAGTACGTCGACGTATCGTACACCGACGGCGAGGGTGAATCCGCCGCGGACTACCCCGAACTGGAGGACAAGATCGAGAAGGCGATCGAGGTAGTCGCGACCGGGCTCGAGGAGTACGAGACCCCCGCGATCATGTGGACCGGCGGCAAGGACTCGACGCTGACGCTGTACTTCGTCAAGGAGGTTGCCGAGGAGTACGGGCTCGATCTCCCGCCCGCGGTGTTCATCGATCACTACCAGCACTTCGACGAGCTCCTCGAGTTCGTCGATCGGTGGGCCGACGAGTGGGATCTCGAGGTCGTGTTCGCGCGCAACGACGATGTCGGCGCGTACGTCGACGAACACGACCTCGAACCGGGCGACGACATCGAAATCGACGCGCTGAGCGAGCACAACCAACACCACGTCCGAAACATCCTCGAATACGAAGAGGAGACGTTCCCCTTCCTGCTCGACACGTACGTCGGGAACCACCTCCTGAAGACGGTCGCGCTGAACAACACGCTGGAAGCGCACGACATCGACGGGATCATCTCGGGCATCCGCTGGGACGAACAGGAGGCTCGCGCCGACGAGACGTTCTTCTCGCCGCGACACGATCCCGACATCTACCCGCCGCACGACCGGATTCAGCCGATCCTGCAGTTCGACGAGGGCGACGTCTGGGACGCTTTCTGGTACTACGTCGTTCCCGAAACCGTTCCCGAGTTCCCCGACGAGGGGTACGTGCCGCAGGACTACGACGATCTGCCGAACGGCCTCACGCACGACGACATCCCGGTTTCGCCGAAGTACTTCGCCGGCTTCCGCTCGCTCGGCAGCGAGATCTCGACCGAAAAGAGCGACGAGGAACCCGCCTGGCTGCAGGACCTCGACAACACGACCGAGCGCGCCGGGCGCGCTCAGGACAAAGAGGACCTGATGGAGCGCCTGCGCGACCTCGGCTACATGTAACCGTCGTCGATCGCTACTCGTTCTCCGAGCCGCCGGTGATCGTCCGCTGACTCGCGAGGAGGGCAAGCCCACTGAGAAGCAAGAGCGCGAACGCCGCGAGGTACAGCGCGTTCGCCGCCGGATCGACGAGTGCGACGAGTCCCAGCGCCGCCCCGAAGACGAGCCAGCCGGCACCGGCTCTCGGTTCGTCGCCGT
This genomic window from Natronomonas salsuginis contains:
- a CDS encoding phosphoadenosine phosphosulfate reductase family protein; translated protein: MSEFPEYVDVSYTDGEGESAADYPELEDKIEKAIEVVATGLEEYETPAIMWTGGKDSTLTLYFVKEVAEEYGLDLPPAVFIDHYQHFDELLEFVDRWADEWDLEVVFARNDDVGAYVDEHDLEPGDDIEIDALSEHNQHHVRNILEYEEETFPFLLDTYVGNHLLKTVALNNTLEAHDIDGIISGIRWDEQEARADETFFSPRHDPDIYPPHDRIQPILQFDEGDVWDAFWYYVVPETVPEFPDEGYVPQDYDDLPNGLTHDDIPVSPKYFAGFRSLGSEISTEKSDEEPAWLQDLDNTTERAGRAQDKEDLMERLRDLGYM